In Syngnathus acus chromosome 21, fSynAcu1.2, whole genome shotgun sequence, one genomic interval encodes:
- the LOC119115232 gene encoding uncharacterized protein LOC119115232 isoform X3, which translates to MSTRKLKIFMVNLYGLVSLLSLVLALVAPSPDSARHLEYVLKGQEINFMPSIPGKPDLVGWIHDGIDVVWFDLQMGKDVFPPYEDRITLEQESARLTIKDATYEDSGNYDLKLMINDQHRRLKYRIEVIDKVDQPHISCVLTSPNRALLVCSTDSKHPDLLEFKWSANGKEHPRPNLQINVRGKHDDRVYRCDVSNPLTKETATFTAGDCFLDKPSDGPNDILKSKTTALFIGVIIILIVIIVIVITVVALRRKARFDNIKRRVLRRHSSSFEGLLDSDENIKRPNPSWDLDLCDALKAYGIIIHGCIDVVTQLVFWLKADNASNAPEVIANHVLDTVKVIEGCPQQLLADPHPENIYIREVKRFLCRKQNYINKCNTTNEQMDSWLLILCEQSVENWTKVFQNLKENGHFTGSDTDKELIQFCFLKPIQDKLNGLLRDWNSQRMLEAAKNKLLNVSRKAANLCKEKYHFKAQNPNNEPSYERCRLIMAENGWNEPKNEGAAAKLYKKMKIEMQTETFEPRDVHADNRIGRARAQGEKENKTQATSQNTKTQTKSLTLV; encoded by the exons ATGTCAACTCGAAAGCTCAAAATCTTTATGGTTAACCTATATGGTTTGGTTAGTCTTCTTTCCCTTGTCCTCGCTTTGG TTGCCCCTTCCCCAGATTCTGCACGGCATCTGGAATATGTGCTCAAGGGCCAAGAGATAAACTTTATGCCGTCTATCCCCGGAAAACCCGATCTAGTCGGGTGGATACATGATGGTATAGATGTGGTGTGGTTCGATCTGCAGATGGGCAAAGATGTTTTTCCTCCCTACGAGGACAGGATCACTCTGGAGCAAGAATCTGCAAGGCTCACCATCAAAGATGCCACATATGAAGACAGCGGAAACTATGACTTAAAGTTGATGATAAATGACCAGCATCGTCGTTTAAAATACAGAATTGAGGTTATAG ACAAAGTAGACCAACCACACATATCGTGTGTGTTGACCAGCCCAAACAGAGCGTTGCTCGTTTGCTCAACAGACTCCAAACATCCTGATTTATTGGAGTTTAAGTGGAGCGCAAATGGAAAGGAGCATCCAAGACCAAACTTGCAAATAAATGTGAGGGGCAAACATGATGATCGAGTTTATCGTTGTGACGTGAGCAACCCTCTGACCAAGGAAACGGCCACTTTCACTGCCGGCGACTGCTTCCTGG ATAAGCCATCAGATGGTCCAAATGACATCCTCAAAAGTAAAACAACAGCTTTATTCATTGGCGTCATCATCATATTGATCGTCATCATTGTGATCGTCATTACGGTCGTAGCTTTGCGAAGAAAAG CACGTTTTGACAATATAAAGAGAAGGGTTTTGAGAAGACATAGTTCTTCGTTTGAAG GACTGCTGGATTCAGATGAAAACATCAAGCGTCCAAACCCTTCATGGGATCTGGATTTATGTGATGCACTGAAGGCATACGGCATCATAATTCACGGCTGCATCGATGTAGTTACTCAACTTGTATTTTGGCTGAAGGCAGACAACGCCTCCAACGCTCCTGAAGTCATTGCCAACCATGTCTTGGATACTGTGAAAGTTATTGAGGGGTGTCCACAACAGCTGCTGGCTGACCCACACCCGGAGAACATATACATCAGAGAAGTGAAACGTTTCTTGTGTAGGAAACAGAACTACATTAACAAATGTAACACAACCAATGAACAGATGGACTCATGGTTGCTGATCCTATGTGAGCAAAGCGTTGAGAATTGGACAAAGGTTTTCCAAAATCTCAAAGAAAATGGACATTTCacagggagtgacacggaCAAGGAGCTCATACAGTTCTGCTTCCTCAAACCCATCCAG gATAAGCTGAACGGGCTTTTAAGAGACTGGAACTCACAGCGGATGCTAGAAgctgcaaaaaacaaacttctGAATGTCTCGAGAAAGGCTGCCAACCTGTGCAAGGAGAAGTATCATTTTAAAGCACAGAACCCCAATAATGAACCATCTTATGAGCGCTGCAGGCTCATTATggctgaaaatggatggaatgaACCAAAGAATGaaggagcagcagcaaaattgtataaaaaaatgaaaattgagatgcaaacagaaacatttgaaCCCAGAGACGTACACGCTGACAACAGAATAGGGAGGGCAAGAGCACAGGgggagaaggaaaacaaaacacaggcAACCAGTcagaacacaaaaacacaaacaaagtcaCTCACGTTAGTTTGA
- the LOC119115232 gene encoding uncharacterized protein LOC119115232 isoform X4, which yields MSTRKLKIFMVNLYGLVSLLSLVLALVAPSPDSARHLEYVLKGQEINFMPSIPGKPDLVGWIHDGIDVVWFDLQMGKDVFPPYEDRITLEQESARLTIKDATYEDSGNYDLKLMINDQHRRLKYRIEVIDKVDQPHISCVLTSPNRALLVCSTDSKHPDLLEFKWSANGKEHPRPNLQINVRGKHDDRVYRCDVSNPLTKETATFTAGDCFLDKPSDGPNDILKSKTTALFIGVIIILIVIIVIVITVVALRRKGKARFDNIKRRVLRRHSSSFEGLLDSDENIKRPNPSWDLDLCDALKAYGIIIHGCIDVVTQLVFWLKADNASNAPEVIANHVLDTVKVIEGCPQQLLADPHPENIYIREVKRFLCRKQNYINKCNTTNEQMDSWLLILCEQSVENWTKVFQNLKENGHFTGSDTDKELIQFCFLKPIQDKLNGLLRDWNSQRMLEAAKNKLLNVSRKAANLCKEKYHFKAQNPNNEPSYERCRLIMAENGWNEPKNEGAAAKLYKKMKIEMQTETFEPRDVHADNRIGRARAQGEKENKTQYELV from the exons ATGTCAACTCGAAAGCTCAAAATCTTTATGGTTAACCTATATGGTTTGGTTAGTCTTCTTTCCCTTGTCCTCGCTTTGG TTGCCCCTTCCCCAGATTCTGCACGGCATCTGGAATATGTGCTCAAGGGCCAAGAGATAAACTTTATGCCGTCTATCCCCGGAAAACCCGATCTAGTCGGGTGGATACATGATGGTATAGATGTGGTGTGGTTCGATCTGCAGATGGGCAAAGATGTTTTTCCTCCCTACGAGGACAGGATCACTCTGGAGCAAGAATCTGCAAGGCTCACCATCAAAGATGCCACATATGAAGACAGCGGAAACTATGACTTAAAGTTGATGATAAATGACCAGCATCGTCGTTTAAAATACAGAATTGAGGTTATAG ACAAAGTAGACCAACCACACATATCGTGTGTGTTGACCAGCCCAAACAGAGCGTTGCTCGTTTGCTCAACAGACTCCAAACATCCTGATTTATTGGAGTTTAAGTGGAGCGCAAATGGAAAGGAGCATCCAAGACCAAACTTGCAAATAAATGTGAGGGGCAAACATGATGATCGAGTTTATCGTTGTGACGTGAGCAACCCTCTGACCAAGGAAACGGCCACTTTCACTGCCGGCGACTGCTTCCTGG ATAAGCCATCAGATGGTCCAAATGACATCCTCAAAAGTAAAACAACAGCTTTATTCATTGGCGTCATCATCATATTGATCGTCATCATTGTGATCGTCATTACGGTCGTAGCTTTGCGAAGAAAAGGTAAAG CACGTTTTGACAATATAAAGAGAAGGGTTTTGAGAAGACATAGTTCTTCGTTTGAAG GACTGCTGGATTCAGATGAAAACATCAAGCGTCCAAACCCTTCATGGGATCTGGATTTATGTGATGCACTGAAGGCATACGGCATCATAATTCACGGCTGCATCGATGTAGTTACTCAACTTGTATTTTGGCTGAAGGCAGACAACGCCTCCAACGCTCCTGAAGTCATTGCCAACCATGTCTTGGATACTGTGAAAGTTATTGAGGGGTGTCCACAACAGCTGCTGGCTGACCCACACCCGGAGAACATATACATCAGAGAAGTGAAACGTTTCTTGTGTAGGAAACAGAACTACATTAACAAATGTAACACAACCAATGAACAGATGGACTCATGGTTGCTGATCCTATGTGAGCAAAGCGTTGAGAATTGGACAAAGGTTTTCCAAAATCTCAAAGAAAATGGACATTTCacagggagtgacacggaCAAGGAGCTCATACAGTTCTGCTTCCTCAAACCCATCCAG gATAAGCTGAACGGGCTTTTAAGAGACTGGAACTCACAGCGGATGCTAGAAgctgcaaaaaacaaacttctGAATGTCTCGAGAAAGGCTGCCAACCTGTGCAAGGAGAAGTATCATTTTAAAGCACAGAACCCCAATAATGAACCATCTTATGAGCGCTGCAGGCTCATTATggctgaaaatggatggaatgaACCAAAGAATGaaggagcagcagcaaaattgtataaaaaaatgaaaattgagatgcaaacagaaacatttgaaCCCAGAGACGTACACGCTGACAACAGAATAGGGAGGGCAAGAGCACAGGgggagaaggaaaacaaaacacag TATGAGCTTGTTTAG
- the LOC119115232 gene encoding uncharacterized protein LOC119115232 isoform X2, which yields MSTRKLKIFMVNLYGLVSLLSLVLALVAPSPDSARHLEYVLKGQEINFMPSIPGKPDLVGWIHDGIDVVWFDLQMGKDVFPPYEDRITLEQESARLTIKDATYEDSGNYDLKLMINDQHRRLKYRIEVIDKVDQPHISCVLTSPNRALLVCSTDSKHPDLLEFKWSANGKEHPRPNLQINVRGKHDDRVYRCDVSNPLTKETATFTAGDCFLDKPSDGPNDILKSKTTALFIGVIIILIVIIVIVITVVALRRKGKARFDNIKRRVLRRHSSSFEGLLDSDENIKRPNPSWDLDLCDALKAYGIIIHGCIDVVTQLVFWLKADNASNAPEVIANHVLDTVKVIEGCPQQLLADPHPENIYIREVKRFLCRKQNYINKCNTTNEQMDSWLLILCEQSVENWTKVFQNLKENGHFTGSDTDKELIQFCFLKPIQDKLNGLLRDWNSQRMLEAAKNKLLNVSRKAANLCKEKYHFKAQNPNNEPSYERCRLIMAENGWNEPKNEGAAAKLYKKMKIEMQTETFEPRDVHADNRIGRARAQGEKENKTQATSQNTKTQTKSLTLV from the exons ATGTCAACTCGAAAGCTCAAAATCTTTATGGTTAACCTATATGGTTTGGTTAGTCTTCTTTCCCTTGTCCTCGCTTTGG TTGCCCCTTCCCCAGATTCTGCACGGCATCTGGAATATGTGCTCAAGGGCCAAGAGATAAACTTTATGCCGTCTATCCCCGGAAAACCCGATCTAGTCGGGTGGATACATGATGGTATAGATGTGGTGTGGTTCGATCTGCAGATGGGCAAAGATGTTTTTCCTCCCTACGAGGACAGGATCACTCTGGAGCAAGAATCTGCAAGGCTCACCATCAAAGATGCCACATATGAAGACAGCGGAAACTATGACTTAAAGTTGATGATAAATGACCAGCATCGTCGTTTAAAATACAGAATTGAGGTTATAG ACAAAGTAGACCAACCACACATATCGTGTGTGTTGACCAGCCCAAACAGAGCGTTGCTCGTTTGCTCAACAGACTCCAAACATCCTGATTTATTGGAGTTTAAGTGGAGCGCAAATGGAAAGGAGCATCCAAGACCAAACTTGCAAATAAATGTGAGGGGCAAACATGATGATCGAGTTTATCGTTGTGACGTGAGCAACCCTCTGACCAAGGAAACGGCCACTTTCACTGCCGGCGACTGCTTCCTGG ATAAGCCATCAGATGGTCCAAATGACATCCTCAAAAGTAAAACAACAGCTTTATTCATTGGCGTCATCATCATATTGATCGTCATCATTGTGATCGTCATTACGGTCGTAGCTTTGCGAAGAAAAGGTAAAG CACGTTTTGACAATATAAAGAGAAGGGTTTTGAGAAGACATAGTTCTTCGTTTGAAG GACTGCTGGATTCAGATGAAAACATCAAGCGTCCAAACCCTTCATGGGATCTGGATTTATGTGATGCACTGAAGGCATACGGCATCATAATTCACGGCTGCATCGATGTAGTTACTCAACTTGTATTTTGGCTGAAGGCAGACAACGCCTCCAACGCTCCTGAAGTCATTGCCAACCATGTCTTGGATACTGTGAAAGTTATTGAGGGGTGTCCACAACAGCTGCTGGCTGACCCACACCCGGAGAACATATACATCAGAGAAGTGAAACGTTTCTTGTGTAGGAAACAGAACTACATTAACAAATGTAACACAACCAATGAACAGATGGACTCATGGTTGCTGATCCTATGTGAGCAAAGCGTTGAGAATTGGACAAAGGTTTTCCAAAATCTCAAAGAAAATGGACATTTCacagggagtgacacggaCAAGGAGCTCATACAGTTCTGCTTCCTCAAACCCATCCAG gATAAGCTGAACGGGCTTTTAAGAGACTGGAACTCACAGCGGATGCTAGAAgctgcaaaaaacaaacttctGAATGTCTCGAGAAAGGCTGCCAACCTGTGCAAGGAGAAGTATCATTTTAAAGCACAGAACCCCAATAATGAACCATCTTATGAGCGCTGCAGGCTCATTATggctgaaaatggatggaatgaACCAAAGAATGaaggagcagcagcaaaattgtataaaaaaatgaaaattgagatgcaaacagaaacatttgaaCCCAGAGACGTACACGCTGACAACAGAATAGGGAGGGCAAGAGCACAGGgggagaaggaaaacaaaacacaggcAACCAGTcagaacacaaaaacacaaacaaagtcaCTCACGTTAGTTTGA
- the klhl6 gene encoding kelch-like protein 6 yields MSDSLERMTECPLSLAEEDAGPDKECGTEYRWEDGGLPAALQRGMEDLRVNLELTDVVVCVQGRDFPCHRAILAAASQYFRAMFCSGLRESQEERVEMKGLDSETMRTLLQYTYTSRALLTHSNVQSVLEAASQFQFLRVVDACVGYLSRSLQADTCIGILNLADRYDLRTLKTKAQDYVASQFSQVVEQQEFVEVAAESLGNILQRDDLDVKYEECVFEGLMRWVRAERDERRHLLAGLLSFVRLPLLEPAYFVDKVEGDELIRSCSESFPLLQEARMFHLSGREVVSERTKPRMRHFLSEVFLIIGGCTKDDRFISTVTCLDPLRRSRLDVARLPGTGMEEEAQNRKWVEFAYTTFRNELYISGGKETQTDVWKYNGALDKWIPIEPLTTGRWRHKMAVQGGRVYALGGFDGVRRLDSVEAYDPFHNRWTQVAPLAVGVSSFAAASFDRWIYVIGGGPNGKLATDLVQRWEPGTDIWERRAPIPIETKCTNAVSFKNCIYVVGGAMHSIYCYTPQSDSWSVVTGLGDRASCAIAACNNKLFITGGRDNKNHVISTVMCWDVDEGVLTEECALPVGVSHHGSVTLLKSYTHVHRVAPVSDHQRI; encoded by the exons ATGAGCGACTCACTAGAGAGGATGACAGAGTGTCCCTTGTCTCTCGCCGAGGAGGACGCGGGCCCAGATAAGGAGTGCGGCACAGAGTACCGCTGGGAAGATGGAGGTCTGCCCGCGGCACTGCAGAGAGGCATGGAGGACTTGCGAGTGAACCTCGAGCTGACTGATGTGGTCGTGTGTGTACAAGGACGTGACTTCCCTTGCCACAGAGCCATTCTTGCTGCGGCCAGTCAGTACTTCag GGCCATGTTCTGCAGTGGTTTGAGAGAGAGTCAAGAGGAAAGGGTGGAGATGAAAGGACTGGACAGCGAGACAATGCGGACTCTTCTGCAATATACTTACACCAGTCGGGCCCTCCTCACTCACTCAAATGTGCAGAGTGTACTGGAAGCAGCCAGTCAGTTTCAG TTTTTGCGTGTGGTGGATGCATGTGTTGGCTACCTGAGCAGATCCCTGCAAGCGGATACTTGCATTGGCATCCTCAACCTGGCGGATCGCTACGACCTTCGCACTCTGAAGACCAAGGCTCAGGACTACGTCGCCTCTCAGTTCTCCCAGGTGGTCGAGCAGCAGGAATTTGTGGAAGTGGCGGCCGAGTCACTTGGGAACATCCTGCAGAGGGACGATCTGGACGTGAAGTACGAGGAGTGTGTTTTCGAGGGCCTCATGCGCTGGGTGAGAGCCGAGCGGGACGAGCGACGCCACTTACTAGCCGGGTTGCTTTCGTTCGTGCGGCTGCCCTTGTTGGAGCCGGCGTACTTTGTGGACAAAGTGGAGGGTGATGAACTCATCCGCAGCTGCAGCGAAAGCTTTCCTCTTCTGCAGGAGGCCCGCATGTTTCACCTCTCCGGAAGGGAG GTGGTTTCTGAACGAACCAAACCGCGCATGCGCCACTTCCTGTCAGAGGTGTTCCTCATCATTGGAGGCTGCACTAAAGATGACCGCTTCATTTCTACCGTCACATGTTTGGACCCACTCAGACGCAGCAGGCTCGATGTTGCTAGGCTACCGGGAACAGgcatggaggaggaggctcAGAACAGGAAATGGGTGGAGTTTGCTTACACCACCTTTCGCAATGAACTCTATATATCTG GAGGTAAAGAGACCCAGACGGATGTTTGGAAATACAACGGTGCTCTGGACAAGTGGATTCCAATCGAGCCTCTGACGACAGGCCGATGGCGGCACAAAATGGCCGTCCAAGGCGGGAGGGTGTACGCACTAGGCGGGTTCGATGGCGTGCGTAGGCTCGATTCCGTCGAGGCCTACGACCCTTTCCACAACCGTTGGACGCAG GTGGCGCCACTCGCAGTGGGTGTGAGCTCCTTTGCTGCTGCGAGCTTCGACAGGTGGATCTACGTGATCGGTGGCGGGCCCAACGgaaagctggcgacagatttGGTTCAACGTTGGGAACCCGGAACGGACATTTGGGAGCGGCGGGCGCCGATTCCCATCGAAACCAAGTGCACCAATGCTGTCAGCTTCAAGAATTGCATCTATGTAGTTG GTGGCGCCATGCACAGCATATATTGCTACACCCCTCAGTCAGACTCCTGGTCTGTTGTGACAGGTCTGGGCGATAGGGCTAGCTGCGCCATCGCTGCCTGCAACAACAAACTCTTCATCACAGGAGGCCGCGATAACAAGAACCATGTCATCTCCACAGTCATGTGCTGGGATGTGGATGAAGGAGTCTTGACAGAAGAATGTGCTTTGCCCGTGGGCGTGTCGCACCACGGCAGTGTCACACTGCTGAAGTCctacacacacgtgcacagaGTGGCACCTGTGTCTGACCACCAAAGAATTTGA
- the LOC119115232 gene encoding uncharacterized protein LOC119115232 isoform X5, which yields MPSIPGKPDLVGWIHDGIDVVWFDLQMGKDVFPPYEDRITLEQESARLTIKDATYEDSGNYDLKLMINDQHRRLKYRIEVIDKVDQPHISCVLTSPNRALLVCSTDSKHPDLLEFKWSANGKEHPRPNLQINVRGKHDDRVYRCDVSNPLTKETATFTAGDCFLDKPSDGPNDILKSKTTALFIGVIIILIVIIVIVITVVALRRKGKARFDNIKRRVLRRHSSSFEGLLDSDENIKRPNPSWDLDLCDALKAYGIIIHGCIDVVTQLVFWLKADNASNAPEVIANHVLDTVKVIEGCPQQLLADPHPENIYIREVKRFLCRKQNYINKCNTTNEQMDSWLLILCEQSVENWTKVFQNLKENGHFTGSDTDKELIQFCFLKPIQDKLNGLLRDWNSQRMLEAAKNKLLNVSRKAANLCKEKYHFKAQNPNNEPSYERCRLIMAENGWNEPKNEGAAAKLYKKMKIEMQTETFEPRDVHADNRIGRARAQGEKENKTQATSQNTKTQTKSLTLV from the exons ATGCCGTCTATCCCCGGAAAACCCGATCTAGTCGGGTGGATACATGATGGTATAGATGTGGTGTGGTTCGATCTGCAGATGGGCAAAGATGTTTTTCCTCCCTACGAGGACAGGATCACTCTGGAGCAAGAATCTGCAAGGCTCACCATCAAAGATGCCACATATGAAGACAGCGGAAACTATGACTTAAAGTTGATGATAAATGACCAGCATCGTCGTTTAAAATACAGAATTGAGGTTATAG ACAAAGTAGACCAACCACACATATCGTGTGTGTTGACCAGCCCAAACAGAGCGTTGCTCGTTTGCTCAACAGACTCCAAACATCCTGATTTATTGGAGTTTAAGTGGAGCGCAAATGGAAAGGAGCATCCAAGACCAAACTTGCAAATAAATGTGAGGGGCAAACATGATGATCGAGTTTATCGTTGTGACGTGAGCAACCCTCTGACCAAGGAAACGGCCACTTTCACTGCCGGCGACTGCTTCCTGG ATAAGCCATCAGATGGTCCAAATGACATCCTCAAAAGTAAAACAACAGCTTTATTCATTGGCGTCATCATCATATTGATCGTCATCATTGTGATCGTCATTACGGTCGTAGCTTTGCGAAGAAAAGGTAAAG CACGTTTTGACAATATAAAGAGAAGGGTTTTGAGAAGACATAGTTCTTCGTTTGAAG GACTGCTGGATTCAGATGAAAACATCAAGCGTCCAAACCCTTCATGGGATCTGGATTTATGTGATGCACTGAAGGCATACGGCATCATAATTCACGGCTGCATCGATGTAGTTACTCAACTTGTATTTTGGCTGAAGGCAGACAACGCCTCCAACGCTCCTGAAGTCATTGCCAACCATGTCTTGGATACTGTGAAAGTTATTGAGGGGTGTCCACAACAGCTGCTGGCTGACCCACACCCGGAGAACATATACATCAGAGAAGTGAAACGTTTCTTGTGTAGGAAACAGAACTACATTAACAAATGTAACACAACCAATGAACAGATGGACTCATGGTTGCTGATCCTATGTGAGCAAAGCGTTGAGAATTGGACAAAGGTTTTCCAAAATCTCAAAGAAAATGGACATTTCacagggagtgacacggaCAAGGAGCTCATACAGTTCTGCTTCCTCAAACCCATCCAG gATAAGCTGAACGGGCTTTTAAGAGACTGGAACTCACAGCGGATGCTAGAAgctgcaaaaaacaaacttctGAATGTCTCGAGAAAGGCTGCCAACCTGTGCAAGGAGAAGTATCATTTTAAAGCACAGAACCCCAATAATGAACCATCTTATGAGCGCTGCAGGCTCATTATggctgaaaatggatggaatgaACCAAAGAATGaaggagcagcagcaaaattgtataaaaaaatgaaaattgagatgcaaacagaaacatttgaaCCCAGAGACGTACACGCTGACAACAGAATAGGGAGGGCAAGAGCACAGGgggagaaggaaaacaaaacacaggcAACCAGTcagaacacaaaaacacaaacaaagtcaCTCACGTTAGTTTGA